TGGCTCGAACTTACCGATGCTGACTGACTTGCGCTCACTGAAGCGGATTGGCTCGCGCTGGCTGAAGCGGATTGACTGGCACTTACTGATGCAGATCGGCTTGAGCTGACTGAGGCAGACTGACTTGCGCTCACTGACGCTGACTGACTTGCACTTGCAGATGCAGATTGACTCGAACTCGCTGAAGCAGACTGACTTGCACTCAATGATGCTGATTCACTTGCGCTCACTGAAGCGGATTGGCTTGAGCTTACGGACGCAGACTGGCTGGCACTCACTGAAGCGGATTGGCTCGAACTTACTGAAGCGGATTGGCTGGCACTTACCGAAGCTGACTGGCTGGCACTCAATGATGCAGATTGACTCGAGCTTACTGAGGCAGACTGACTTGCGCTCACTGATGCTGATTGACTTGCACTCGCTGAAGCGGATTGGCTAGCGCTCGCTGAGGCTGATTCGCTTGAACTTACTGAGGCTGATTGACTTGCGCTCGCTGAGGCTGACTCACTCGCACTTACAGAAGCGGATTGACTAGCACTCGCTGAAGCTGACTGACTAGCACTTACTGATGCTGACTCACTTGCACTCAATGATGCAGATTGACTCGAGCTTACAGATGCAGATTCGCTTGAACTTACTGAGGCTGATTGACTCGCGCTGGCTGAAGCGGATTGGCTTGTGCTTACAGACGCTGATTGACTGGCGCTCACGGATGCTGATTGGCTGGAGCTCGCTGAGGCTGATTGACTGGCGCTCACGGATGCTGATTGGCTGGAGCTTACTGAAGCGGATTGGCTAGCACTCAATGAAGCCGATTGACTAGAGCTCACTGACGCTGATTGACTTGAACTCATTGACGCTGATTGGCTAGCACTCGCTGAAGCTGACTGGCTTGAACTTACTGAGGCTGACTGGCTGGAGCTCGCTGAGGCTGATTGGCTAGCACTCACTGAGGCAGACTGACTTGCACTTGCTGAGGCCGATTGACTCGAGCTCGCTGATGCAGATTCACTTGCACTCAATGATGCAGATTGACTCGAGCTTACTGAGGCAGACTGACTTGCGCTCACTGAGGCTGATTGACTTGAGCTCGCTGAAGCGGATTGGCTTGCGCTCGCTGAGGCGGATTGACTTGCGCTTACTGAGGCGGACTGGCTAGCACTCAATGAAGCCGATTCGCTCGAACTTACTGAGGCGGACTGACTAGCGCTGACTGAAGCTGACTGACTCGAACTTGCAGATGCAGACTGACTGGCACTCACTGAAGCCGATTGACTCGAACTTGCCGACGCAGATTGACTAGCGCTGGATGAAGCCGATTGACTTGAGCTTACAGACGCTGATTGACTAGCGCTGACTGAAGCTGACTGACTTGCGCTGACTGAAGCGGACTGGCTGGAGCTTGCAGATGCAGACTGACTGGCACTCACTGACGCTGACTCACTCGCACTTACTGAAGCAGATTGACTAGCACTCAATGAAGCGGATTGACTGGCGCTTACTGAAGCTGACTGGCTGGCACTTACTGAAGCCGATTCGCTTGAGCTGACTGATGCGGATTGACTCGAACTCAATGATGCTGATTGGCTAGCGCTCGCTGAGGCGGATTGACTCGAACTTACTGATGCGGACTGGCTTGAGCTTACTGATGCGGATTGGCTAGCACTCGCTGAAGCCGATTGACTCGAACTTACTGAAACTGACTGGCTCGCGCTGGCTGAAGCCGATTCACTTGCACTTGCCGATGCGGACTCACTTGCGCTTACTGAAGCTGATTGGCTGGAGCTTGCAGACGCTGACTGACTTGCACTTACTGAGGCTGACTGACTCGAGCTTGCAGACGCTGACTGGCTAGCGCTAGCTGACGCTGACTGGCTCGAACTCAATGATGCTGATTGGCTAGCGCTCACTGACGCTGATTGACTCGAACTTACTGAGGTAGACTGACTCGAGCTTGCTGACGCTGACTGGCTAGCGCTGGCTGACGCTGATTGGCTCGAACTTACTGAAGTTGACTGACTCGCGCTCACTGAAGCGGATTGACTCGAACTTGCAGATGCGGATTGACTCGAGCTTACTGAAGCAGACTGACTTGCGCTCACTGAAGCGGATTGGCTGACACTCGCTGACGCTGATTGGCTCGAACTTACTGAAGCAGACTGACTTGCGCTCACTGAAGCTGATCGACTCGCACTCGCTGAAGCGGACTGACTCGAACTTGCAGACGCTGACTGACTCGAGCTCACCGAGGCTGACTCACTCGAGCTCACCGAGGCAGACTGGCTATTACTTACTGAAATTGACGCTTGATTTGGCGTAATTTGTCCATTAAACACATCTGAAACCAAACCATCCACTGTCGTACTAGCAGTCACTGGTCCACTAGGAAGTCGTCCTCCATTGCGATCATATACTTTCTTCAAGTCAGTTGCAGTAAAGGTTACACTAGTAGAACTCCCCGTTGCCTGTTTGGTAAATGTTTCACCTGCAATTGTTAAAGTAACTGTCCCACCTGGAGCAACCCCATCCACCGTAATCGCTTGATTTGAGAGCCCACCTTTTTCGTTAAGATATTGATTCTCTATCCTTGGCGTCTGAGGACGCACAGTAAAGCTCACGTCAATTTCATCCGTACTTCCATCTGGATAAGTTACCACGGCTGTTAACTGATGACGACCAGCTGGTAAATCTGTATTGGTTCCAGATTTCCAAGTATAGGTTGTTCTAGTTCCCTTAGTAATTCCTGAGGTAGGAAACTCCGGAGTCCCTTGGGCATTCGTGATGTACTGACTAGCTTCACCAACAGAGATTGTTCCCGAATTTGTCGTAAGAGTAAAGTTTCGATTCACCTCAGCATTGATGGCTGGTTCGTACTTTTCAGACTGAGCATGGACTTCAAATTGAATTGCGGCAGGGTTGGCTGTTAAATCTTTTACAAGACCTACGTCAGTAGTATTTCCGCTAAAATTACCTTCCTGATCATAGGTGAAAACATAACGGGTCCACAAACTATTTACTGCTTGATTTTTTCCAACAGAACCCGTGATTGAAACGGTGAAAGGATTGGTTGTTGTCGCATTTCCATCCTTCGCTAGCCTATCTGTCGGAACAATCATTCTGATACTTTGACCATTACTCGTAGTGAATGAGACAACAGTTGAAGTAGCCGGATAGGCCGCGGGAACAGCAGTAGGGACAAATTTTGCATGTTCAATTCGACCACTGTTATCAGTAAACTCAATGGTCGCAGAAAAATTTTCTTCTCGATAAATTTTAAATTTTTGTCCTTCTAGAACTGCGCCACCTGTAACGGTTATTTTCTGAAGTTCTGGCTTCTCAGTATCCCTAGCAGCTCTGAAGCTAGCGGTATTTGAAGCTTTGGTCAAAGCTTGTCCGTTTCTGCTGTCACGAAGTCCAGACTTGGCACGTAACACAGCATTTGCAATGCTATTTCGAGCTTCTGTAGCCTTATTCAAAATAGAAGTAAAATCAGAAAGCTCCCCTTTCAAGGCATCTGCTATCTCATTCTTCGCTAGACTAGCCTTCGTGATCGCCTCATCCGAGTTTGGAAGCCCCTGAGCTTGAGCTAGAAACTGCCCAATCTCAGCAGACAAAGCCTCTAATTTCTTCCGTTTTTCTTCACTTTGCTTTTCTGTCAAGGCTAGGGAAGTCATTGTGAGACTCGATTCAGCCGTCACACCTTCATTCTTTACACGACCAGACTGACTTTGAGGCAAGGATTCTGTAGAAAAATCAACTGCTTTTAATTCTTTCGAAGGTTGTGATTCTTTCACTGTCTCCCGAGCTGACTCACTTGCTTGGTACTGACTTTGAACACCAACTGAAGCTCTCTCTGACAGATTACTATTCGCTTGATTTTGTGTCCCAAGGGATTCACTTGAACTAGCAGTTACACTTTGACTGTTTGCAAAGGATTGACTAGTAGAAGCAGATTGGCTCATCGACTGGCTCATGCTAGAAGAGCTTGAGGCACTGACAGACTGACTCGTAGAGGCAGATTGACTGGCGCTCTGCGAATTGAATTCTGACAATGACTGGCTTTGACTGGTAGACAAAGACAAGCTAGCAGCATCTTGATGATCCTGTGTCGTCCCTAGCACTACTGAATCTCTCGTCGCCAGGGTATCTTTTGATTCGACAGTCTTTTCAACAGCGACTGCATCATTGGCATAAACACGCGTTTGCGTCGCAGCAAAACCACCTAAGATCGTCCCCGTAGCTGCTATCCCTTTCAAGACATCCAAGCCGGTCAACTTCTGACCTTCTTGCTTTTCAACAATTTCTGTCTTTACTTGGCTCGTATCCGCACTTCCACGCATCACCTTAAATAAGCCAAAAAGGGAAGTCGAGGCCCGTAGCCAATGCTTCCCTGATTTGATTAATTTGAACCGAGTTACACGGTCTGTTTCTCTATATTCACCCTTCTGGCGTCTAAAAAACATGTTCATCCCCTCAACTTGAAAAAGATCTATTCACCTATAAAAACTATCTCCTTATTATATACCAAATATACCGACAATTCAATATCTATAACACACTCTAAAGAAAGAAAATGATTTCAAAAATAACTCTATTTCAAATCTATTCTGTTTTTTCAATATAATCTTCATTTTATTGTTCTGTTAATATATTTTATTTATTTTTAAACATTTCTAAATGCTTTAAAATTTTAGCAATCAATTCCAATCACTCAGGGAATTGATTTTTATTCAAAATATAGAAAAAGTCCATGAATCAATAGCATCCACAGACTTTTAGAAGTAGAGTATTTAAAGTCAGTTTCACAAATGAATTAATGAGGCCAGTAGCCGAGGTAACTTTCTATCCTTTCCAACAAAAAAATCCACGAATCAAAAACATTCGAGGACTTTTCTTACGTCGCATTTAAGCAAAATGCCATACTAATTAATAGCCGTAATCTACGACACTGAGTTTTACAAATCGATTTCATTTGTAAAACGTGGTTACGACGGAAAAATCCACGAATCGATAATATTCGTGGATTTTTCCTAGTGAAGCGTTTAGGTAAGCCGATTTTACACTACGACACGGAGTTTGGCAAATCGATTCTATTTGCCAAACGTAGTTAGTAAGGCAGTTAGCTAGTTCGCCAAATAGCGACTAGCGTCCAACAATTAGGAACTTTAGTTCCAATTGTTGGTGCTGAGTTACATTTTTTCCTCCAACTCTACGTCTGGATACTTGTCCGCAAACCAGCGGAGGGCGAAGTCGTTTTCAAAGAGAAAGACAGGTTGGTCAAAACGGTCCTTGGCCAAGATATTGCGGCTTGAGGACATGCGCTCGTCCAAGTCCTCAGGCTTGATCCAACGAACAGTCTTTTTACCCATTGGGCTCATGACAACTTCTGCATTGTACTCGCCTTCCATGCGGTGCTTAAAGACTTCAAACTGGAGTTGTCCCACAGCCCCTAGCATGTACTCGCCAGTTTGGTAATTCTTATAAAGCTGAATGGCTCCTTCTTGCACCAATTGTTCGATACCCTTGTGGAAGGATTTTTGTTTCATAACGTTCTTAGCAGAAACTTTCATGAAAATCTCAGGTGTAAAGGTTGGAAGGGGTTCAAATTCAAACTTGTTTTTTCCAACCGTCAAGGTGTCTCCAACCTGATAAGTACCGGTATCGTAAACCCCGATGATATCACCTGCAACAGCATTGGTCACATTTTCACGACTTTCGGCCATAAACTGAGTGACATTAGATAGTTTGGCAGTCTTACCAGTACGAGGCAGATTGACACTCATCCCTCGCTCAAACTCACCTGATACGATACGGACAAAGGCAATGCGGTCACGGTGACGAGGGTCCATGTTGGCTTGGATTTTAAAAACAAATCCTGAGAAATCCTTGTCATAAGGGTCCACAATTTCGCCATCTGTTTTCTTGTGGCCATGTGGTTCTGGAGCAAACTTAAGGAAAGTCTCAAGGAAGGTCTGCACCCCAAAGTTTGTCAAAGCTGAGCCGAAGAAGACTGGTGTTAATTCACCCGCTAAAATAGCTTCTTCTGAAAATTCATTCCCTGCTTCTTGCAACAGTTCGATATCGTCCTTAACCTGAGCGTAGAAAGGATTGCTTCCAAAGAGCTTATCCCCTTCTTCCAGACTGGCAAAACGCTCATCTCCTTTATAGAGTTCCAAGCGTTGGTTATAGAGGTCATACAAGCCTTCGAAGGCTTTCCCCATCCCGATTGGCCAGTTCATTGGATAACTCGCAATACCAAGGACTTCTTCTAGTTCTTGCAAGAGGTCCAGTGGCTCACGACCGTCACGGTCCAGCTTGTTCATAAAGGTAAAGACTGGAATGCCACGGTGCTTCACAACCTCAAACAATTTCTTGGTTTGAGCCTCTATACCCTTGGCAGAGTCTACGACCATGACCGCAGCATCCACCGCCATCAAGGTCCGATAGGTGTCTTCTGAGAAATCCTCGTGCCCTGGTGTGTCGAGGATATTCACGCGCTTGCCGTCGTAGTCAAACTGCATCACAGATGAAGTGACCGAAATCCCACGTTGTTTCTCAATATCCATCCAGTCAGATTTGGCAAAAGTCCCTGTTTTCTTTCCTTTAACCGTACCAGCCTCACGAATCTCGCCCCCAAAGTAGAGCAACTGCTCAGTGATGGTTGTTTTCCCAGCGTCCGGGTGGGAGATGATGGCAAAGGTACGGCGTTTCTTGATTTCTTCTTGAATAGTCATAAGTTCTCTTTCTTTGATTCTCTATTTTTAGTTGTTTCAGTAGCTAAGAATAATTTTTACATTGGATTGTACTATTCCTTTCAACTCTCCATTATAGCGGATTTTGGGGAGTTTTTCAATTGCTCATCCGATGAAAAGGCGAGCTAGAGCACAGATTTCACCTGATTTCTCTTTTTCCACCGTTTCTTGAACAAGATATCAAAGAGAACCAGAGCCAGTGAGAGGATGACGGACACAAGAAGGTACTTTAGCCATAGAGGAGCATTCGAGATAAACGGGGTATCTCTTAACAAACCATAATTTCCACCCGTTACCTGATTAACCCCAACTAGAAAGAGATTGAGAATAAAGGTATAGGCCACAATCATATATTTCTTGAGCAAGGTCTTGTCATAGTGATTCATCAAGTAAACCAAGGAATTCACTAGAAGGGCATAGTGCCCAATCAAAAATGAAAAACTGGTGATATGGGGGAAATCATAGGGGTCAAAAACAGGGTAAACCAAAGCAAAGACCGCTCCACTTGCTCCTAAGAGGGCAAAATATTGCTTGCTCCGCCATTTATCTGGCAAGAAAACCACCGCAAACATAGCCAAACGGCAATGGTAAAATGGAAGGCTATTAGAAAATGGAATCCCAAAACCAACATACCAGCTATATAGGGCTAGTAACTGGAGGATCTGAATCCCCTTAAACAAGCGGACAAATTTCGGATTTTTGTGATAAACAAGCGCTCCATAAATACAAAGCACTAATAGGAGCATCATAATCCCATACCAAAAGAGCGAAATGGGAGGAGGGACTGTCTGAGTTCTGGTGATAAATTGATGGAACATATTTCTATCCTAACTCTTATTTTTTCTATTCTCTAGTTTAACCATTATAGCGAATTAAAAGCGATTTTTCAATTTCTATTTCTTTTCAGTTTGGCTCCCTTATTTATAGGAAAATATGGTAAAATAGAACAGACTAAAAATCATCATTTCACGAAAGGATGCAAGATGAAAATTACGCAAGAAGAGGTAACACACGTTGCCAATCTTTCAAAATTAAGATTCTCTGAAGAAGAAACTGCTGCCTTTGCGACAACCTTGTCTAAAATTGTTGACATGGTTGAATTGCTGGGCGAAGTCGACACAACTGGTGTCGCACCTACTACGACTATGGCCGACCGTAAGACCGTACTCCGCCCTGATGTGGCCGAAGAAGGAACTGACCGTGACCGCTTGTTTAAAAACGTACCTGAAAAAGACAACTACTATATCAAGGTACCAGCTATCCTAGATGATGGAGGAGATGCTTAATGACTTTTAATAACAAAACGATTGAAGACTTGCACAACCTCCTTGTCTCTAAGGAAATTTCTGCAACTGAATTGACACAAGCCACGCTTGAAGATATCAAGTCTCGCGAGACAGCTATCAACGCTTTTGTCACTATCGCTGAAGAACAAGCCCTTGCTCAAGCTAAAGCCATTGATGAAGCTGGAATCGACGCGGATAATGTCCTTTCAGGAATTCCACTGGCTGTTAAGGATAATATCTCTACAGACAGTATCCTGACAACTGCAGCCTCAAAAATGCTCTACAACTACGAGCCAATCTTTGATGCGACAGCCGTTGCCAATGCAAAAGCCAAGGGCATGATTGTCGTTGGGAAAACCAACATGGACGAGTTTGCCATGGGTGGTTCTGGTGAGACTTCTTACTATGGTGCTACTAAAAATGCTTGGGACCACAACAAGGTTCCTGGTGGTTCATCAAGTGGTTCTGCCGCAGCTGTATCCTCTGGACAAGTCCGCTTGTCACTTGGTTCTGATACGGGTGGTTCCATCCGCCAACCTGCTGCCTTCAACGGGATCGTTGGTCTCAAACCTACCTACGGAACAGTTTCTCGTTTCGGTCTCATTGCCTTCGGTAGTTCGCTAGACCAGATCGGACCTTTTGCTCCAACTGTTAAGGAAAATGCCCTCTTGCTCAATGCGATTGCCAGCGAAGATGCCAAAGACTCTACCTCTGCTCCTGTCCGCATCGCTGACTTTACTTCAAAAATCGGCCAAGATATCAAGGGAATAAAAATTGCTTTGCCTAAGGAATACCTTGGTGAAGGGATTGATCCAGAGGTTAAGGAAACCATTCTGAGTGCAGCCAAACACTTTGAAAAACTTGGTGCTATCGTCGAAGAAGTCAGCCTTCCTCACTCTAAATACGGTGTTGCCGTTTACTACATCATCGCTTCATCAGAGGCCTCCTCAAACCTGCAACATTTTGACGGTATCCGTTACGGCTACCGCGCAGAGGATGCGACTAATCTTGATGAAATCTATGTAAACAGCCGTAGCCAAGGTTTCGGTGAAGAGGTAAAACGCCGTATCATGCTAGGTACTTTCAGCCTTTCATCAGGTTACTATGATGCCTACTATAAGAAAGCTGGTCAGGTCCGTACCCTCATCATCCAAGATTTCGAAAAAGTCTTTGCGAATTACGACTTGATTTTGGGACCAACTGCTCCTAGTGTTGCCTATGACTTGGATTCACTCAACCATGATCCAGTTGCCATGTACTTGGCTGACCTCTTGACCATCCCAGTCAACTTAGCAGGTCTCCCAGGAATTTCCATCCCTGCTGGATTCTCTCAGGGTCTACCTGTCGGTCTCCAATTGATCGGTCCTAAATACTCAGAAGAGACCATTTACCAAGCTGCTGCTGCTTTTGAAGCAACAACAGACTACCACAAACAACAACCCGTGATTTTTGGAGGTGACAACTAATGAACTTTGAAACAGTCATTGGACTTGAAGTCCACGTAGAGCTCAACACCAATTCAAAAATCTTCTCACCTACTTCTGCCCACTTTGGAAATGACCAAAATGCCAATACCAACGTGATTGACTGGTCTTTCCCAGGCGTACTACCAGTTCTCAATAAAGGTGTTGTCGATGCTGGTATCAAGGCTGCACTCGCTCTTAACATGGACATCCATAAGAAGATGCACTTTGACCGCAAGAACTACTTCTATCCTGACAATCCTAAAGCCTACCAAATTTCTCAGTTTGATGAGCCAATCGGCTACAACGGCTGGATTGAAGTGGAGCTAGAAGACGGTACGACCAAGAAAATCGGTATCGAACGCGCCCACTTGGAAGAAGACGCTGGTAAAAACACCCACGGTACAGATGGCTACTCTTATGTTGACCTCAACCGCCAAGGGGTGCCATTGATTGAGATTGTATCTGAAGCGGACATGCGTTCCCCAGAAGAAGCCTATGCTTATCTAACTGCCCTAAAGGAAGTCATCCAGTACGCTGGAATTTCTGATGTTAAGATGGAAGAAGGTTCTATGCGTGTGGATGCCAATATCTCCCTTCGTCCTTATGGTCAAGAAAAATTCGGTACCAAGACTGAGTTGAAAAACCTCAACTCCTTCTCAAACGTTCGTAAGGGTCTCGAATACGAAGTCCAACGCCAGGCTGAAATCCTTCGCTCAGGTGGTCAAATTCGCCAAGAAACACGTCGTTACGATGAAGCTAACAAGGCAACCATCCTCATGCGTGTTAAGGAAGGCGCTGCTGACTACCGCTACTTCCCAGAACCAGACCTACCCCTCTTTGAAATCTCAGATGAGTGGATTGAGGAAATGCGCACAGAATTGCCAGAGTTTCCAAAAGAACGCCGTGCTCGCTACGTTGCTGACCTTGGCTTGTCAGACTACGATGCTAGTCAGTTGACTGCAAATAAGGTCACTTCTGACTTCTTTGAAAAAGCTGTTGCACTCGGTGGCGATGCCAAACAAGTTTCTAACTGGCTCCAAGGTGAAGTTGCTCAGTTCTTGAACGCCGAAGGTAAAACACTAGAACAAATCGAATTGACACCAGAAAACTTGGTAGAAATGATTGCCATCATCGAAGACGGCACGATCTCTTCTAAGATTGCCAAGAAAGTCTTTGTCCACCTAGCTAAAAATGGTGGTGGCGCGCGTGAATACGTGGAAAAAGCAGGTATGGTCCAAATCTCAGATCCAGATGTTCTGATTCCAATCATCCACCAAGTCTTTGCGGATAACGAAGCTGCCGTTGCCGACTTCAAGTCAGGCAAACGCAACGCAGACAAGGCCTTCACAGGATTCCTTATGAAGGCAACCAAAGGCCAAGCCAATCCACAAGTTGCCCTTAAACTCCTTGCACAGGAATTGGCGAAGTTGAAAGAAAGTGAGTAATTCGCTAGTAGCCACCCAGTAGTCTAGCCAACTACCTTTCCAATCATATAGTTAGGAGACACATGAAAAAGTTTTATGCTCTTTTAATGACCTGTTTATTACTTGTTTTTCTATCCGTGCCTCAAATCGTTGATGCGGGTGTCGGACATTCCAGAAGTGGAGGGAGCAGCCGCAGTAGCTCCAGAAGTAGCAGCCGCTCAAGTGGAGGTGGAAGTCGTTCTGGTGGATCATCCTACCACTACTACCGCTCTGGATATGGATCATCCTCTGACAGTTCTGCTAGCTCTCCCTACCTAGGATTTATGTTCATATTAGTCGGAGGAATCATACTAGTTGTTATCGTCAAATCCTTGCAGAATAAGTCTGGAGATTCGAGTTCAACCTACACTAGTAATGATTATCAAACGCTCCATCGTCGAGTTGAACACAACACACTGGCCATTAGCCGTGTGAAATACGGAGATCCGAACTTTGACGCGGAAGCCTTCACATCTTGGGTTAAGGAAGTCTACCTTAAATTGCAGGTTGCCTGGACTGAGAAAAATTGGAACTCTGTCCGCGCTTTGGAAAGTACCAGTCTCTACTCTCAACATAGTACCCAACTTGAGGACCATATTCGAGCTAAAACAACTAATGTTTTAGAGAAAGTTTGTATCGAAAATGTTCGCATCAAGGAGTTCATTGAAAATCCTGACGGAAACGATACCTTAGTGGTGATTCTGTCATCTACCTTGCGGGACTATGTCATTGACGATGAGACTCTTCGTGTCCTTGAAGGAGATCCTAAAAAGGATCTCTTCACCGTGTATCAATTGAACTTTATCCGTCAACACGGTAGCCAAACGCAAGCAGTCAATCCAGACCAAGTTGTGAGCGACCACTGTCCAAACTGTGGCGCCCCATTGAAAATCTCTGCAGTTAGTGAGTGCGACTACTGTGGTGCCAATCTCTCTCGCAGTCCAAACCAATGGGTACTGGATACCTATGATGTTGTGGATGAAGACGAGCTTTATAATTAGGAGGAATTATGGGATTTATACGTGCAGCCTTATCAGCAGGCTTAAATAGTTTTAATGATAGTAAATTCAAGGAAGCCATTGTCCTTCCAGATAATGTCTCTGGCGATGCCTTGGCCGTCAAGGGACAATTACTCACAAAAGACCCAGATGGACGTTCTCGTCACAGCAATCAAAATACTGGACTCTTGTCGGATGGCAGTGTGGTTATCGTTCCCCAAGGCTATAGCGCTGTTTTGGTAAACAACGGTACCTTCCTTGGTGAAGTTCTCGAAGCTGGTAGCCACGAATGGCAAGCTGGTGATAATGCCTGGCTCCTTGAAAAAGGTGGTTTAAAGGGCACTTGGGAAAACTTTAAAAACCGTTTCTCTTTTGGTGGACAAGTCATCACCCAACAGGAAATTATCTTTATCCGCATGCAACCTATTGCAGGCAATAAGTTCGGCACACAAAATGCGGTCGAATACTTCAGCGAACGTTACCAACAACTGCTTAACATCCGTTTCTATGGCTTGTTTGATGTAAAAATAGCAGACCCAGTCCTCTTCTACGTGAGTTCTGTTAGCCGTCAAATTACTGACGGACAGCCATTTACTCTCCAAGATGTAGCTCAAGGAACGCTC
This Streptococcus oralis DNA region includes the following protein-coding sequences:
- the gatA gene encoding Asp-tRNA(Asn)/Glu-tRNA(Gln) amidotransferase subunit GatA codes for the protein MTFNNKTIEDLHNLLVSKEISATELTQATLEDIKSRETAINAFVTIAEEQALAQAKAIDEAGIDADNVLSGIPLAVKDNISTDSILTTAASKMLYNYEPIFDATAVANAKAKGMIVVGKTNMDEFAMGGSGETSYYGATKNAWDHNKVPGGSSSGSAAAVSSGQVRLSLGSDTGGSIRQPAAFNGIVGLKPTYGTVSRFGLIAFGSSLDQIGPFAPTVKENALLLNAIASEDAKDSTSAPVRIADFTSKIGQDIKGIKIALPKEYLGEGIDPEVKETILSAAKHFEKLGAIVEEVSLPHSKYGVAVYYIIASSEASSNLQHFDGIRYGYRAEDATNLDEIYVNSRSQGFGEEVKRRIMLGTFSLSSGYYDAYYKKAGQVRTLIIQDFEKVFANYDLILGPTAPSVAYDLDSLNHDPVAMYLADLLTIPVNLAGLPGISIPAGFSQGLPVGLQLIGPKYSEETIYQAAAAFEATTDYHKQQPVIFGGDN
- the gatB gene encoding Asp-tRNA(Asn)/Glu-tRNA(Gln) amidotransferase subunit GatB, with the protein product MNFETVIGLEVHVELNTNSKIFSPTSAHFGNDQNANTNVIDWSFPGVLPVLNKGVVDAGIKAALALNMDIHKKMHFDRKNYFYPDNPKAYQISQFDEPIGYNGWIEVELEDGTTKKIGIERAHLEEDAGKNTHGTDGYSYVDLNRQGVPLIEIVSEADMRSPEEAYAYLTALKEVIQYAGISDVKMEEGSMRVDANISLRPYGQEKFGTKTELKNLNSFSNVRKGLEYEVQRQAEILRSGGQIRQETRRYDEANKATILMRVKEGAADYRYFPEPDLPLFEISDEWIEEMRTELPEFPKERRARYVADLGLSDYDASQLTANKVTSDFFEKAVALGGDAKQVSNWLQGEVAQFLNAEGKTLEQIELTPENLVEMIAIIEDGTISSKIAKKVFVHLAKNGGGAREYVEKAGMVQISDPDVLIPIIHQVFADNEAAVADFKSGKRNADKAFTGFLMKATKGQANPQVALKLLAQELAKLKESE
- a CDS encoding zinc-ribbon domain-containing transport protein → MKKFYALLMTCLLLVFLSVPQIVDAGVGHSRSGGSSRSSSRSSSRSSGGGSRSGGSSYHYYRSGYGSSSDSSASSPYLGFMFILVGGIILVVIVKSLQNKSGDSSSTYTSNDYQTLHRRVEHNTLAISRVKYGDPNFDAEAFTSWVKEVYLKLQVAWTEKNWNSVRALESTSLYSQHSTQLEDHIRAKTTNVLEKVCIENVRIKEFIENPDGNDTLVVILSSTLRDYVIDDETLRVLEGDPKKDLFTVYQLNFIRQHGSQTQAVNPDQVVSDHCPNCGAPLKISAVSECDYCGANLSRSPNQWVLDTYDVVDEDELYN
- a CDS encoding SPFH domain-containing protein, whose protein sequence is MGFIRAALSAGLNSFNDSKFKEAIVLPDNVSGDALAVKGQLLTKDPDGRSRHSNQNTGLLSDGSVVIVPQGYSAVLVNNGTFLGEVLEAGSHEWQAGDNAWLLEKGGLKGTWENFKNRFSFGGQVITQQEIIFIRMQPIAGNKFGTQNAVEYFSERYQQLLNIRFYGLFDVKIADPVLFYVSSVSRQITDGQPFTLQDVAQGTLRQNIAPKIAIAIAKYTNENKVDIYSLNANQDTFNELAKQEVNKVWTGLYGIEATNILLEDLSYDQESLDIVRKLDSELVAMKYNTIEIEERRARNEALIAAAANEGNGNGMNMFMGMNLGQTLGGQLSQQVQNQAPAQNTGQTASKNFYIEVDGKYVLVTKDEDGNIVPVN